From the genome of Streptomyces sp. NBC_01116, one region includes:
- a CDS encoding GntR family transcriptional regulator: protein MPRDTPYLQVADALRARVRAGEWAVGDKLPSRARFAEEYGVGQSVAQRAMERLIIEGILEGRAGSGTYVRRARERRRMVRSRHREQRAGGPFAADMSELDHEADWECTSTARVPAPEDIAERLAIEPGDLCVVTDYEFLADGLPVQLSKSWEPMAITDGTPVLLPEMGPLGKIGVVERMRSIGVNIATGIELPRPARATREQANLLGISIGDLVIEVERTYFDREGRPVETADIIVPDIRWEIAYEIRVDQPDS from the coding sequence ATGCCACGTGATACGCCGTACTTGCAGGTGGCGGATGCTCTGAGAGCGCGTGTGCGGGCCGGTGAATGGGCGGTGGGGGACAAGCTGCCGTCCCGGGCCCGGTTCGCCGAGGAGTACGGCGTCGGTCAGTCCGTGGCGCAGCGGGCCATGGAGCGCCTGATCATCGAGGGCATCCTCGAAGGCCGCGCCGGCTCCGGCACCTATGTCCGCCGGGCCCGCGAGCGTCGGCGCATGGTCCGCTCGCGCCACCGCGAGCAGCGCGCCGGCGGCCCCTTCGCCGCGGACATGAGCGAGCTCGACCACGAGGCCGACTGGGAGTGCACCAGCACGGCGCGCGTTCCCGCGCCCGAGGACATCGCCGAGCGGCTGGCGATCGAGCCCGGTGACCTCTGTGTCGTGACCGACTACGAGTTCCTCGCCGACGGCCTGCCCGTACAGCTCTCCAAGAGCTGGGAGCCGATGGCCATCACCGACGGCACCCCGGTCCTGCTCCCCGAGATGGGTCCGCTCGGCAAGATCGGTGTCGTGGAGCGGATGCGGTCGATCGGCGTGAACATCGCCACCGGCATCGAGCTTCCCCGCCCGGCCCGCGCGACGCGGGAGCAGGCGAATCTGCTCGGGATCTCCATCGGTGACCTGGTCATCGAGGTGGAGCGCACGTACTTCGACCGCGAGGGCCGCCCCGTGGAGACGGCCGACATCATCGTGCCGGACATCCGCTGGGAGATCGCCTACGAGATCCGCGTCGATCAGCCGGATTCCTGA